In a single window of the Jaculus jaculus isolate mJacJac1 chromosome 9, mJacJac1.mat.Y.cur, whole genome shotgun sequence genome:
- the Gast gene encoding gastrin yields MQRLCVCMLILALALAAFSEASWKPHSQLQDTLSGPGTNRGLEPHGLDQLGPVSHHRRQLGPQGPPGLIELSKKQGPWLEEEEAYGWMDFGRRSAEEGDEHP; encoded by the exons ATGCAGcgactgtgtgtgtgcatgctgatcCTAGCGCTGGCTCTGGCCGCCTTCTCCGAAGCCTCTTGGAAGCCCCACTCCCAGCTACAGGACACACTCTCGGGTCCAGGGACCAACAGGGGCCTGGAGCCACACGGGCTGGACCAGCTGGGTCCCGTCTCACACCACCGAAGGCAGCTGGGGCCTCAGGGTCCCCCAGGTCTCATAG AACTGTCCAAGAAGCAGGGGCCAtggctggaggaagaggaggcataCGGATGGATGGACTTCGGCCGCCgtagtgctgaggaaggggaCGAGCATCCATAG